The Gemmatimonas aurantiaca T-27 DNA segment GACGGTGGGGTGGGTGCTGGCCAGCGTGGTCATCGGGGCGGCGGTAGGGGTGCTGGGGTGGAGCGTGCAGCTCCACCGGCACCGGCGATCCCTCTTTCACCCGGCTCCACGCAAGCGATTGGCGGCACTCGGTTACCTTCGCGCCCACCCGAGCGTTGATAGTGCGAGGCTACTCCGGGACTATCTGGCCTGGGAGTCGCATCCGCTGCTGCGGCGTCGGGCCCAAAGGGTTCTGCGACGCACCGAGCGACTGTTACGTTCTTAGCGCGGGGGCTTGGGCCCCCGTGGTGCCGGGCCTGTGACGCGGTCACCTGCGTGACGGTCGCCTCGGCGATCACTGCCTGAGTCTTTCGCCCATTTTGTACATGCCTATTGGCGCCGCCACCTGGTCGTTCACCGAGGACGATTTCGGGGCTATCACGATCACGCTTCAGCGGTTCCTGTACGACGCCAAGGCGCGCTGCGCCCTGCTGGTCGACCGGAGCGGTCAGCTTGTGGCGACGGTGGGCGAACCCCCCAATTTCGACGCCACCGCGTTTGCCACGCTCACGGCGGCCGATTTCAGCGCCAATGATCAGTTGGCGCGCCTGATTGGTGAGAGCGACTTCAGCGTCCTGTTCCATCAGGGAGAACGCGAGTCGATGTACCTGGCCGACATCGCGCGGCGGGTGATCCTCGTGGTGCTCTTCGACAATCGCACCACGTTGGGCCTGGTGCGGCTCCGCATGAAGAGTGCGGTGGAAGAGCTGACCCGCACGTTTGAAGGGGTCTTTGCGCGTGGCGCGTCGGCAGAGGCGGCCGCGCCGCCGGGGTTCCTGGCTGGGGCCGAAGACGAGATCGACCGACTTTTTCAGTAAGGACGCGCAGCGATGTCGATGATCAACTATGCGTCCCGCGAGATCAACTGCAAGATCGTGTTCTATGGGCCGGGGCTTGGTGGCAAGACCACCAATCTCGAGTACGTCTATGGCAAGGTCTCGCCCAGCACCCGCGGCAAGCTCATCTCGCTCGCCACCGAAACCGAGCGCACCCTCTTTTTCGACTTCCTGCCGGTCGATCTGGGTACGATCCGCGGATTCCGCACCCGATTTCACCTCTATACGGTGCCGGGTCAGGTCTACTACAATGCGAGTCGAAAGCTCATCTTGAAGGGTGTGGATGGAGTGGTGTTTGTGGCCGACTCGCAGGCGGAGCGGGCAGAAGCCAATCTCGAGTCCATGCAGAACCTGTACGACAACATGGCGGCCTACGGGTATGATCTGACCCGCATGCCGTTCGTGATTCAGTACAACAAGCGCGATCTCCCCAACGCGGCACCGCTGGAAGAGCTGCAGACCATGCTCAACCCGGGGTGGGAGATCACGGATCCCACGCGGATGCGTCCGATGGCTGATCCGTTCCGACCGGGTGAGTATCTGGTGAACCAGTTGCCAACCGGGGAGTGGGTGGAGCGTGTGCCGTATTTCGAAGGGGTTGCGGTCACCGGTGACGGTGTCTTCGATACCCTGAAGGCTGTCTCCAAGCTGGTGCTCAAGACACTCGCCTGATCGTCCCGTCGCGCGGACGGGGTGGGTGACGCGGGCACCGTCCTTCGGGCAGGTCCTACGGGACGCTGTTCTACGGACACTGTCCGCCCTCCGAGAGTCCCGCGCACGTGAACCTTCCCAACGCGATCACCGTCGGCCGCATCGCCCTGACGCCTCTGATTGCGTGGCTGCCGTTCACCACGTCGTGGACGGCCCGCCTGATGGCCTTTGTGCTGTTCCTGGTCGCCGCGATCACCGACTATTGGGACGGTCATCTCGCGCGGCAGCACAACATGGTCACGGATCTGGGCCGCCTGCTCGATCCGCTCGCCGACAAGTTGCTGCTCGTGGCCACGCTGGTGCCGATGTACTTCCTGCAGCGGCATCCGCAGTTCATCGTGCCCGACGCTGCTTTCCCGATCAACAGTGGTGTCAGTGCCAGTGTCGATGTCGCACCGTTCCTGTTTGCGACACCCTTTGGTCATGTGTCGCTGCCGCTCTGGATCGTGCTGGTGGTGCTGGGACGCGAAGCCTTCATGACGCTTTTTCGGCAGGTCGCGGCGCGGCGCGGTCTGGTGATCAGCGCCATCGGGCCGGCCAAGTGGAAAACCACCTTTCAGAGCATCTGGCTGGGGGCGGCCTACTTCTGGTTCTTTGCGCTGACGCTGGCCGTGCGTGAAGGGTGGGAGCAGGACGCCACCTGGCAGGCGTTCGCGTGGTTCAATGGTTTTGTGGGGGTGACCAGCATGATCGGTGCGGTTGCGCTCACCATGTACAGCCTGTGGTTGTATCTGCGCCGCTATGGCTCACAGGTGATGCGCCTGGCCTAGGCCGGGGCGCCCTTCATCGCTGCGTCCACAGCACCAGCGCACCACACACGGCCTGACCGCCTTTGTCGAATTCAGCAGGCACCTGCGCGGCCGAGTAGTACTCGGACGCCACCACGGGTGGACCGCCGGTCAGGAAGCCGATGTCCAAGGGCGATTCACCAATCCCGTTTGCGTACATCACCACATTGTCGACAATGATGTGCGGATAACATTCCGAACGAACGTCGCCGCGAAGACTGATCGCACCACGTCGTCTACCGGCAAAGGTGTAGCCCGAGCCGTAGATCGATTCGAAACGCACGATTCGCAAAAATGGCGTGTTGGTGGTCAACTGTGTCGCCCATTGCATCGGACCGTAGGCATGCAGCCTGGTCGAATCCATGAAGCGACCCCAGCCCCATCGTCGCCTTTGGTCGAATCCCCTCAGGTGCGCTTCGCGGGGCACTCCTCCGGCTTTGACCTCCACCCGGCCGAGCGTCGGAGGCAACAGAACCTCCAGCGCATCCAGCCCATCGTCGGGCACCACGAGCGGTATATCGAGCGGGGCAAACCCAAGGGCACGGATCAGCAGTCGATAGCGCCCTGGGAGGATATCCCACAGCGCGAAGACTCCCGAGGAGTCCGTGGTGGTCATGTTCCCATTGCCCACGAGCTCTACTTGGGCGCCCGCGATCGGTCGCTCGCCCTGCTCGGCAAGCACCGTTCCCAGCAAGGCCACGCGACTCGCCGTCTGAGCCTCCACCTTCGCGGTAGAGGTGGTGAGTATGGCCAGGACCAACAGTGCCGCCACGGCTATCGATTTGCACCCGTCAGTCCACATCAGGCCCTCGTGGTCATTGCCTCACGGTTTCTTCGGGAAACTACGGTCAGCGCGTCACGACGCCACGCCCAGTGCCCATTCTCGACCGACGGCCCTTGATTGCCTCCCGCGATCGGCCAACTTCGACATATGCGCGCCAGCCAACACCCCGCCGTCGTGGAGTTCCTCGACCGCTTCAGTGCCATGATGGAGCCGGAGGGATTGCCGCGCCCGGCCGGACGCATGCTCGGGCTGTTTTTTGTGGACGGCGGGCCCTTCACGGCCGAAGAGCTTTCGGAACGTCTGCAGATCAGTCGCAGCAACGTGAGCACCACCGTGCGGCTCCTGGAGTCCCTGGGCGTGGTGCACCGCACGCGGATGCCCGGTGAACGCACCGATCGTTTTCGCCTGCATGACGATCCCTTCGTGCCCATGCTGCAGGCGAGTGTCATGCGGGCGAATCGTATGCGGACGCTGGTCAGGGAATGCCGTAGCGCGCTCCCGGCGTCGCTCAAACCGGCGGCGCAGCGCCTCCGTCCGCTGGAACAGTTCTTTGGTCACGCCGCGGAATGGCTGGCCGGCATGGCCGGCGCGTGGCCCGGAGGCCGCCGCCCGCGCGGCTAGGGGAGTGGTGTCGGGTGCTCGTTTGATTCTATATTTCTGATAATTCAGAAATATCAGAAACATAGAAACGGGAGACTCATGCGCCGCATACAGTTTTTCGAGATCGCCGATCAGTCCTGGTGCCCACGCATCGTGCGCGAGGGTGTCACCGACTATCTGCAGCATGCCATCGACGCCGGGCGTGTGTATGCCCCTGCCGCGCCGGTGTTGGCACGTGTGCTGCGTGAATCGGGACGCGATGCGATCATCGACCTCGCGGCCGGTGGCGGTGGGCCCTGGCAATCGTTGCTCCCGGTGTTGCATGCGGGAGGGATCCATCCCACGGTGACACTCACCGACTGGCGGCCCAACACGACCGCCTTTCAGCGCACGACCACGCACACACACGGGCAGGTGCAAGGTCATGTGGATCCGGTCGATGCGCGTGCCGTGCCACCCACCCTGCACGGCGCCCGCACCATGTTCTCGGCGTTGCATCATTTTCGCGAAGACGACATACGACGCATGCTGCGCGATGCGGCCAATGCCGGTGAGCCGTTTCTCGCCTTCGAAGCCACACATCGCAGTGTGCGTGCGGTGCTGTTCACCTGTCTCACGCCGCTGATGGTGCTGTTGATGACGCCGGCGATCCGGCCGTTCCAATGGTCCCGGGTGTTGTTCACCTATCTGATTCCGCTCATCCCCCTGGTGGTCCTGTGGGACGGCATCGTGTCCTGTTTGCGGACCTACACACCGGAAGAGCTCGAGCGGTTGGCGACGAATAGTTCAGATGGTGACTATGAATGGCAAACAGCAGAGCTTGGTGATGGCCCATTGCCTGTGACGGCGTTGTGGGGGCGGCAACGCAATGAATCCATCACGAGGTGACGCGCATGCTGGTGCCGAGTTCATGCTGCACATGTGTAGCGCGGCCGCTCTAGGCCCAGGGTCCAAGTTGTTGCCATCATCGAAGAAAGGGAGCTTGTGCGCCACATCTTCGATGACGAAGAGCTCTTCCCTCAAGGAGTGGTGCATGAAACGAGCAGTATTGGCCGGTCTGGTCTTCCTCGCGAGCTCGGCAGTAGCGGGTGCGCAGACGGTTGTTGTCACCGGTAGTGGAACCATGTTCACCGAGCCGGCCGGCATCAATGTCAACGATGCGTCCTGTGCTGCCAACGGTGAGTGGTGTGCCCGCAACGTGCGCAATGGTGGCGCGGTGGGCATCACCAACACCTACACCCGCAGTGGCAATGGTGCTCTCGAGTTCTCGCTTCCTGCGAGCGGGAACTCCAAGGCCGACTTCGACTACCTGTTC contains these protein-coding regions:
- a CDS encoding roadblock/LC7 domain-containing protein; the encoded protein is MPIGAATWSFTEDDFGAITITLQRFLYDAKARCALLVDRSGQLVATVGEPPNFDATAFATLTAADFSANDQLARLIGESDFSVLFHQGERESMYLADIARRVILVVLFDNRTTLGLVRLRMKSAVEELTRTFEGVFARGASAEAAAPPGFLAGAEDEIDRLFQ
- a CDS encoding GTP-binding protein is translated as MSMINYASREINCKIVFYGPGLGGKTTNLEYVYGKVSPSTRGKLISLATETERTLFFDFLPVDLGTIRGFRTRFHLYTVPGQVYYNASRKLILKGVDGVVFVADSQAERAEANLESMQNLYDNMAAYGYDLTRMPFVIQYNKRDLPNAAPLEELQTMLNPGWEITDPTRMRPMADPFRPGEYLVNQLPTGEWVERVPYFEGVAVTGDGVFDTLKAVSKLVLKTLA
- a CDS encoding CDP-alcohol phosphatidyltransferase family protein — translated: MNLPNAITVGRIALTPLIAWLPFTTSWTARLMAFVLFLVAAITDYWDGHLARQHNMVTDLGRLLDPLADKLLLVATLVPMYFLQRHPQFIVPDAAFPINSGVSASVDVAPFLFATPFGHVSLPLWIVLVVLGREAFMTLFRQVAARRGLVISAIGPAKWKTTFQSIWLGAAYFWFFALTLAVREGWEQDATWQAFAWFNGFVGVTSMIGAVALTMYSLWLYLRRYGSQVMRLA
- a CDS encoding carboxypeptidase regulatory-like domain-containing protein — protein: MWTDGCKSIAVAALLVLAILTTSTAKVEAQTASRVALLGTVLAEQGERPIAGAQVELVGNGNMTTTDSSGVFALWDILPGRYRLLIRALGFAPLDIPLVVPDDGLDALEVLLPPTLGRVEVKAGGVPREAHLRGFDQRRRWGWGRFMDSTRLHAYGPMQWATQLTTNTPFLRIVRFESIYGSGYTFAGRRRGAISLRGDVRSECYPHIIVDNVVMYANGIGESPLDIGFLTGGPPVVASEYYSAAQVPAEFDKGGQAVCGALVLWTQR
- a CDS encoding GbsR/MarR family transcriptional regulator; the protein is MRASQHPAVVEFLDRFSAMMEPEGLPRPAGRMLGLFFVDGGPFTAEELSERLQISRSNVSTTVRLLESLGVVHRTRMPGERTDRFRLHDDPFVPMLQASVMRANRMRTLVRECRSALPASLKPAAQRLRPLEQFFGHAAEWLAGMAGAWPGGRRPRG